The Deltaproteobacteria bacterium genome window below encodes:
- the fusA gene encoding elongation factor G — translation MAREEVPGELDIHQLRNIGIIAHGGAGKTSLAEALLFNAKATDRMGRVDDGSSNFDYDPEEIRRKITISTSFHHYSWNKVEVTVADTPGYINFEADTRACLRVLDGAVLLVNAVSGVEVQTEKMWKFASELDVPVIAFVSRMDRERADFDKALEEISGILKVNAVPVQLPIGKEAGFKGVVDLFRMKALAYRGDSGEFEVADIPGDMKDAAAKAREKLVEASTESDDALLEKYLEGTDLTEEEIRKGFAEGVRTRKFLPVLCGSAIRNIAIQPLLDMINYALPDPSYRKEVKGTNPRNKEAASRPIAEKAPFSAQVFKTLADPYAGKLSIFKIFSGTLTPEMAPLNSSKDASERIGQILRIEGKKQKPVGSASAGEIVAVAKFKETVTGDTLCDPKNPVVFPRPSVVEPVISFAIRPKTRNDEDKLGTSLARMIEEDPTIRFRKEAQTREFILAGMGETHLEVAVEKLKRQYGVEVELRTPKIPYLETIKGKAEAQGKHKKQTGGRGQYGDCWIRIEPQPRGKGFEYVDAIVGGSIPRQYIPAVEKGVVDRLSKGVIAGYPVVDVKVTVFDGSFHTVDSSEMAFKIAGSMAFKKAALDAKPILLEPIVEMEVVVPEENVGDIIGDLNGRRGRVLGVEAHGKSQVVKVQVPLAEVLRYSSDLRSITSGRGQFTMAVSHYEEIPAVIADKVIAEAKKELGKEEEEE, via the coding sequence ATCGCCAGGGAGGAGGTACCAGGGGAATTGGACATCCATCAACTGCGAAACATCGGCATCATCGCGCACGGAGGCGCGGGGAAGACCAGTCTGGCGGAGGCGCTCCTTTTCAACGCGAAAGCCACCGACCGGATGGGGCGCGTGGACGACGGCAGCTCCAACTTCGACTACGACCCCGAAGAAATCCGCCGGAAGATCACCATCAGCACCTCCTTCCACCATTATTCATGGAACAAGGTGGAGGTTACGGTAGCGGACACGCCGGGGTACATCAATTTCGAGGCCGACACGCGCGCCTGCCTGCGCGTGCTGGACGGCGCGGTCCTGCTGGTGAACGCCGTTTCGGGCGTCGAGGTGCAGACCGAGAAAATGTGGAAGTTCGCGAGCGAGCTTGACGTGCCGGTCATTGCGTTCGTTTCGAGGATGGACCGGGAGCGCGCGGATTTCGACAAGGCGCTGGAAGAAATCTCCGGCATCCTGAAGGTCAACGCGGTCCCGGTTCAGCTTCCGATCGGCAAGGAGGCCGGGTTCAAGGGCGTGGTGGACCTGTTCCGGATGAAGGCGCTCGCGTACCGGGGAGACTCCGGCGAGTTCGAGGTTGCCGATATTCCGGGGGACATGAAGGATGCCGCCGCAAAGGCGCGCGAGAAGCTGGTCGAGGCCTCGACGGAATCCGACGACGCGCTGCTCGAGAAGTACCTCGAAGGAACGGATCTCACCGAAGAGGAGATCCGGAAAGGGTTCGCCGAAGGGGTGCGGACGAGGAAGTTCCTCCCGGTGCTCTGCGGCTCCGCCATCCGCAATATCGCGATACAGCCGCTGCTGGACATGATCAATTACGCGCTGCCTGATCCCTCCTACCGCAAGGAGGTGAAGGGCACCAACCCCAGGAACAAGGAAGCGGCCTCACGTCCCATCGCGGAGAAGGCTCCTTTCTCGGCGCAGGTTTTCAAGACGCTGGCCGACCCTTACGCCGGGAAGCTTTCCATCTTCAAGATCTTTTCCGGGACCCTGACCCCGGAAATGGCGCCGCTGAACTCCAGCAAGGATGCGTCGGAGCGCATCGGGCAGATCCTGCGGATCGAGGGGAAGAAGCAGAAGCCCGTCGGCTCGGCTTCCGCGGGAGAGATCGTGGCGGTCGCGAAGTTCAAGGAAACGGTCACCGGCGATACGCTCTGCGATCCGAAAAACCCGGTTGTGTTCCCCCGCCCCTCCGTGGTGGAGCCGGTCATCTCCTTCGCGATCCGGCCGAAGACCCGCAACGACGAGGACAAGCTGGGGACGTCCCTGGCGAGGATGATCGAGGAGGACCCCACGATCCGGTTCCGCAAGGAAGCGCAGACCCGCGAGTTCATCCTGGCGGGGATGGGGGAGACTCATCTCGAAGTGGCCGTGGAGAAGCTGAAGCGCCAGTACGGCGTGGAGGTGGAGCTGCGCACGCCGAAGATCCCGTACCTCGAAACGATCAAGGGGAAGGCGGAAGCGCAGGGGAAGCACAAGAAGCAGACCGGCGGGCGCGGGCAGTACGGCGACTGCTGGATACGGATAGAGCCGCAGCCCCGGGGGAAGGGGTTCGAGTACGTCGACGCGATCGTCGGAGGCTCGATTCCCCGCCAGTACATCCCCGCGGTGGAAAAGGGGGTCGTGGATCGGCTGAGCAAGGGGGTCATCGCCGGATATCCGGTGGTCGATGTCAAGGTCACGGTATTCGACGGATCGTTCCACACGGTCGACTCCTCGGAAATGGCGTTCAAGATCGCCGGATCGATGGCGTTCAAAAAGGCGGCGCTCGACGCGAAGCCGATTCTCCTGGAGCCCATCGTCGAAATGGAGGTCGTGGTCCCCGAGGAGAACGTAGGGGACATTATCGGCGACCTGAACGGACGGCGGGGGCGCGTGCTGGGCGTGGAGGCCCACGGGAAGAGCCAGGTCGTCAAGGTGCAGGTCCCGCTGGCGGAAGTGCTGCGGTATTCCTCCGACCTGCGTTCGATCACATCCGGGCGCGGGCAGTTCACCATGGCGGTTTCCCACTACGAGGAAATCCCGGCGGTCATAGCGGACAAGGTCATAGCCGAAGCGAAGAAGGAACTGGGTAAAGAAGAAGAAGAGGAGTGA
- a CDS encoding type III pantothenate kinase has translation MLLVIDVGNTHTVLGVYEGDNLLHHWRVWTDREKTSDEYGIMIRNLYDGSHFSSREIHAIAIASVVPPLTPTIIELCVQYFGITPLVVGPGVKTGISIKMDNPKEVGADRIVNAVAAFARHRKACIVVDFGTATTFDYVSETGDYMGGVIAPGANISAEALFRQASKLPRVEIAKPQTVIGKNTVAAMQSGIFFGYVSLVEGIIDRMKREIRQDTLVLATGGLARTIASESSKIHVIDENLTLDGLRIIYERNLAPGG, from the coding sequence TTGCTCCTCGTCATCGACGTCGGCAATACCCACACGGTCCTCGGCGTATACGAAGGCGACAATCTCCTCCACCACTGGCGCGTTTGGACGGACCGTGAAAAGACCAGCGACGAGTACGGGATAATGATCCGGAACCTCTACGACGGCAGTCACTTCTCTTCCAGGGAAATCCACGCGATCGCCATCGCTTCGGTCGTGCCCCCCCTTACGCCTACGATTATCGAACTCTGCGTCCAATATTTCGGGATCACCCCGCTCGTCGTCGGGCCCGGCGTAAAGACGGGAATCTCGATCAAGATGGACAACCCGAAGGAAGTGGGGGCGGACCGGATCGTGAACGCCGTGGCGGCGTTCGCGAGGCACCGGAAAGCGTGCATAGTGGTGGATTTCGGGACGGCGACGACGTTCGACTACGTTTCGGAAACGGGCGATTACATGGGAGGCGTCATCGCTCCCGGTGCGAACATCTCCGCGGAGGCGCTCTTCCGGCAGGCGTCGAAGCTGCCGAGGGTCGAGATCGCCAAACCACAGACGGTGATCGGGAAGAACACCGTGGCTGCGATGCAGTCGGGGATCTTCTTCGGATACGTCTCGCTCGTCGAGGGGATAATAGACCGCATGAAACGGGAAATCCGGCAGGATACCCTCGTTCTCGCCACGGGGGGGCTGGCACGGACCATCGCGTCCGAGTCCTCCAAAATCCACGTTATCGACGAGAATTTGACGCTCGACGGCCTGCGTATAATATACGAAAGAAACCTTGCGCCCGGCGGCTGA
- a CDS encoding biotin--[acetyl-CoA-carboxylase] ligase, which produces MAERLQRILEESEGRFVSGQDIGRRLGMSRAAIWKQVQGLRRRGFGIEGARGAGYRLLGRPDEIEERELVSRLSHPQFWKAFQFFSTTDSTNSRALDLAGKDAPHGTVVCADAQTAGRGRLGRKWESPPGTNLYLSLLLRPPVEPAHAPCLTLVTAVALAMAVEEAASLAAELKWPNDLYLEGRKAAGILAETTAEPDRLRHVVIGVGLNVNAERSSFSEDLRARATSMRIASGRVFRRVAVLASFLDSFSRCYGMFLSRGFEALLPEWSRRDILKGKKAVLRIGERAVRGTAVGVDGSGMLLFRRDGESRAEKVPSGEVMEFGR; this is translated from the coding sequence ATGGCGGAACGGCTCCAGCGGATCCTGGAAGAAAGCGAAGGAAGGTTCGTATCCGGACAGGATATCGGGCGCAGGCTCGGGATGTCCCGGGCGGCCATCTGGAAACAGGTACAGGGGCTTAGGCGGCGAGGCTTCGGCATTGAAGGGGCCCGGGGAGCCGGTTACCGGCTTCTCGGGCGACCCGATGAAATCGAGGAACGGGAGCTCGTTTCCCGCCTGTCCCACCCTCAATTCTGGAAGGCTTTCCAATTCTTTTCCACCACCGACAGCACGAACAGCCGGGCGCTTGACCTCGCCGGCAAGGACGCGCCGCACGGCACAGTCGTGTGCGCCGACGCGCAGACCGCGGGACGGGGCCGGCTCGGACGCAAATGGGAGTCTCCGCCCGGGACCAACCTTTACCTTTCCCTCCTGCTGCGTCCCCCTGTCGAACCGGCGCATGCTCCATGCCTCACCCTCGTGACCGCCGTGGCGCTGGCGATGGCGGTGGAAGAGGCCGCGTCTCTTGCGGCGGAGCTGAAATGGCCGAACGACCTTTACCTCGAAGGGCGGAAGGCGGCGGGGATCCTGGCCGAAACGACCGCCGAGCCCGATCGTTTGCGCCACGTGGTTATCGGCGTCGGGCTGAACGTCAATGCGGAACGATCCTCTTTTTCCGAGGATCTGCGGGCGAGGGCGACCTCCATGCGTATCGCTTCGGGCCGGGTATTCCGGCGGGTGGCGGTTCTTGCGAGCTTCCTCGATTCCTTCTCCAGGTGTTACGGTATGTTCCTCTCCCGCGGCTTCGAGGCGTTGCTGCCGGAGTGGTCCCGTAGGGATATCCTGAAAGGGAAGAAAGCCGTTTTACGGATCGGCGAACGCGCGGTTCGCGGGACCGCCGTCGGCGTGGACGGCTCCGGCATGCTCCTCTTCCGGCGGGACGGGGAAAGCCGCGCGGAGAAGGTACCCAGCGGGGAAGTGATGGAATTCGGGAGGTAA
- a CDS encoding methylmalonyl-CoA mutase family protein produces MAAAKGKNTGNARIRAAREAWDRELLQPVLSKSPERRKRFESTSGEEIERLYTPEHVGEMDYLRDLGFPGAYPYTRGVQPTMYRGRFWTMRQYAGFGDASESNKRYRYLLDHGQTGLSVAFDLPTQMGYDSDSAMAGGEVGKVGVAIDSLEDMEVLFDRIPLGKVSTSMTINSTAAILLAMYVAVGEKQGVSADRLNGTIQNDILKEYIARGTYIFPPAPSMRVITDIFAFCKDHVPRWNTISISGYHIREAGSTAAQEIAFTLANGIAYVQAAIDAGMTVDSFASRLAFFFNAHNSFLEEVAKYRAARRLWAKIMKERFKARDPRSWMLRFHTQTAGSSLTAQQPDNNIVRVTIQALSAVLGGTQSLHTNSRDEALSLPTEDSVRIALRTQQVIAHESGAGDTVDPLAGSYCIEALTSGLERQAQEYIGKIDRMGGVIRAIDAGYIQKEIQDAAYRYQQEIERKERIIVGLNEFGIKEERPDKLLTVDPKIEKNQRKRLAGLRRKRDGKAVSSALASLEKACLGKENVMTPILSAVKAYATIGEISDVMRGVFGAYRGKVTV; encoded by the coding sequence ATGGCTGCGGCGAAAGGGAAAAACACGGGTAACGCGCGTATCCGGGCCGCGAGGGAAGCGTGGGACAGGGAACTTCTCCAGCCCGTGCTGTCGAAATCGCCGGAACGGCGGAAGCGGTTCGAAAGTACGTCGGGCGAGGAGATCGAGCGCCTTTACACGCCGGAACATGTAGGGGAGATGGATTACCTTCGGGACCTGGGGTTCCCTGGAGCCTATCCGTACACCCGGGGCGTGCAGCCCACGATGTACCGGGGGCGGTTCTGGACGATGCGGCAGTATGCGGGCTTCGGGGACGCCTCGGAATCCAACAAGCGGTACCGCTACCTTCTCGACCACGGCCAGACCGGCCTCTCCGTGGCGTTCGACCTACCCACGCAGATGGGGTACGACTCCGACAGCGCGATGGCGGGCGGCGAGGTGGGCAAGGTCGGCGTTGCGATCGACTCGCTCGAGGACATGGAGGTCCTCTTCGACCGGATTCCGCTGGGGAAAGTGTCCACCTCGATGACGATCAACTCCACCGCCGCGATCCTCCTGGCGATGTACGTGGCGGTCGGGGAGAAGCAGGGCGTGTCCGCGGACCGGCTAAACGGCACCATCCAGAACGACATCCTCAAGGAATATATCGCCCGCGGGACCTACATTTTCCCTCCTGCTCCCTCCATGCGGGTGATCACCGATATCTTCGCATTCTGCAAGGATCACGTCCCCCGGTGGAACACGATCAGCATTTCCGGGTATCACATCCGCGAGGCGGGCTCCACCGCCGCCCAGGAGATCGCCTTCACCCTGGCCAACGGCATCGCATACGTCCAGGCCGCGATCGATGCCGGCATGACAGTAGACTCCTTCGCATCGCGCCTCGCGTTTTTCTTCAACGCCCACAATTCATTCCTGGAAGAGGTGGCAAAATACCGCGCGGCCAGGCGACTTTGGGCAAAAATAATGAAGGAAAGATTCAAGGCGAGGGATCCCCGTTCCTGGATGCTGCGGTTCCATACGCAGACCGCCGGCTCCTCCCTCACGGCGCAGCAGCCCGACAACAACATCGTCCGTGTTACCATCCAGGCGCTCTCCGCCGTTCTGGGCGGCACACAGTCGCTGCACACCAATTCCAGGGACGAGGCGCTTTCCCTCCCCACGGAGGACTCCGTACGGATCGCCCTCAGGACGCAACAGGTGATCGCGCACGAGAGCGGGGCGGGGGATACGGTAGACCCTCTCGCCGGGTCCTACTGCATCGAGGCGCTCACCTCCGGGCTGGAGCGGCAGGCGCAGGAGTACATCGGGAAAATAGACCGCATGGGCGGGGTGATCCGGGCTATCGACGCCGGCTACATCCAGAAGGAGATCCAGGATGCCGCCTACCGGTACCAGCAGGAGATCGAGCGGAAGGAAAGGATAATTGTCGGACTTAACGAGTTCGGGATCAAGGAGGAGCGGCCCGACAAGCTCCTGACCGTCGACCCGAAGATCGAGAAGAATCAGCGGAAGCGCCTCGCCGGCCTGCGCAGGAAGAGGGACGGCAAGGCGGTTTCGTCCGCGCTCGCCTCGCTCGAAAAAGCGTGCCTCGGGAAGGAAAACGTCATGACGCCGATACTTTCCGCGGTTAAGGCATACGCCACCATCGGAGAGATCTCCGACGTAATGCGCGGCGTTTTCGGAGCCTACCGGGGAAAAGTCACGGTATAA
- a CDS encoding acetyl-CoA carboxylase biotin carboxyl carrier protein subunit encodes MNYIGTIGDKEVKVTVREIGVARYAVTIDGEEHRVDAHQVQDSVWSVLYGDASFEVDVQGKDEEFEVLIAGDCYKFSLMNEQRKAMIRSGGKGAVGKAMVTSPMPGKVVKLLVNEGEEVKADQGVIVVEAMKMENELKSNIAGKVKEIFVKEGEVVESGAKLLLVE; translated from the coding sequence ATGAACTATATCGGGACGATCGGGGATAAGGAAGTGAAGGTCACCGTCCGGGAGATCGGGGTCGCCCGGTACGCCGTCACGATAGACGGGGAAGAGCACAGGGTGGACGCGCACCAGGTGCAGGACAGCGTCTGGTCCGTCCTGTACGGCGACGCATCGTTTGAAGTAGACGTGCAGGGGAAGGACGAGGAGTTCGAGGTGCTCATCGCGGGCGACTGCTACAAGTTCTCGCTTATGAACGAGCAGCGCAAGGCGATGATCCGCTCCGGCGGGAAGGGAGCGGTCGGGAAGGCGATGGTCACTTCGCCGATGCCGGGGAAAGTGGTGAAACTCCTGGTCAACGAGGGCGAGGAGGTCAAGGCGGACCAGGGGGTCATAGTAGTCGAGGCCATGAAAATGGAAAACGAGCTCAAGTCCAACATCGCCGGAAAGGTCAAGGAGATCTTCGTTAAGGAAGGCGAGGTCGTAGAGAGCGGAGCGAAGCTGCTCCTGGTGGAGTAG
- the accC gene encoding acetyl-CoA carboxylase biotin carboxylase subunit: protein MFKKILIANRGEIAVRVERACREMGIPTVAVYSEVDRHALHVRCADEAVLIGPPPASESYLVIDKIIDAAKKSGADAVHPGYGFLAENPRFADRCEKEKIKLIGPSAHAMRTMGSKTVARKTVQAAGVPVVPGTIEPIATEEEVLRIAKEIGFPVMLKATAGGGGKGMRLVKEEGDLRSSLRMAKSEAKSAFSDDSVYIEKYIEQPRHVEIQILGDRHGNYVHLCERECSIQRRHQKVIEESPSVIVTAGMREAMGKVAIDAARAVKYEGAGTCEFLVDAKRDFYFLEMNTRLQVEHPVTEMVTGIDIVKEQIRIAAGEKLSIRQEDIRQTGHAIECRVYAEDPDRNFMPCPGLITSLRTPGGPGVRDDSGVFEGFEIPIYYDPIISKLVAWGKDRTEAIARMKRALGEYVVTGVKTTIPFHIRVMNNRHFIEGGFDTNFIDKVFFKEEQERKLAHGDVAMITAAIQMFLEERERAIAQKPAGTSGPISMWKYSTRPGMRKIG from the coding sequence GTGTTCAAGAAGATTCTGATCGCGAACCGGGGGGAGATCGCCGTTCGTGTCGAGCGCGCCTGCCGCGAGATGGGGATTCCGACCGTGGCGGTGTACTCGGAGGTGGACCGCCACGCGCTCCATGTGCGGTGCGCCGACGAAGCCGTGCTGATCGGGCCGCCCCCCGCGTCCGAGTCCTATCTCGTCATCGACAAGATCATCGACGCGGCGAAGAAAAGCGGGGCGGACGCCGTCCATCCCGGCTACGGGTTCCTCGCGGAGAACCCGCGCTTCGCCGACCGGTGCGAAAAGGAAAAGATCAAGCTGATCGGCCCCTCGGCCCACGCGATGCGGACGATGGGATCGAAAACCGTCGCCCGGAAGACGGTGCAGGCGGCCGGTGTCCCGGTGGTCCCCGGGACCATAGAACCGATCGCGACCGAAGAGGAAGTCCTGCGCATAGCGAAGGAGATCGGATTCCCGGTGATGCTGAAGGCAACCGCGGGCGGAGGCGGGAAGGGTATGCGGCTCGTAAAGGAGGAGGGTGACCTCCGGTCCTCCCTCCGGATGGCCAAATCCGAAGCGAAGTCCGCCTTCAGCGACGACTCCGTCTACATCGAGAAGTACATCGAGCAACCGCGGCACGTCGAAATACAGATCCTCGGCGACCGGCACGGCAACTACGTTCACCTCTGCGAGCGCGAGTGTTCGATACAGCGGCGGCACCAGAAGGTGATCGAGGAGTCCCCGTCGGTGATCGTCACCGCCGGGATGCGCGAGGCGATGGGGAAGGTGGCGATCGATGCCGCGCGGGCCGTGAAATACGAGGGCGCCGGCACCTGCGAGTTCCTCGTCGACGCGAAGCGCGACTTCTACTTCCTCGAGATGAACACGAGGCTCCAGGTCGAGCACCCTGTCACCGAGATGGTTACCGGCATCGACATCGTCAAGGAGCAGATCCGTATAGCCGCAGGGGAGAAGCTTTCGATCCGCCAGGAAGACATACGCCAGACCGGGCATGCGATCGAATGCCGCGTCTACGCCGAGGACCCGGACCGCAACTTCATGCCTTGCCCCGGCCTCATCACCTCGCTGCGCACCCCCGGCGGACCCGGCGTGCGCGACGATTCGGGCGTCTTCGAAGGGTTCGAGATTCCCATCTACTACGACCCGATCATCTCCAAACTGGTCGCATGGGGAAAGGACCGGACCGAGGCGATCGCGCGGATGAAGCGTGCGCTCGGAGAATACGTCGTCACCGGCGTGAAGACGACGATCCCGTTCCACATCCGCGTGATGAACAACCGCCATTTCATCGAGGGAGGCTTCGACACGAACTTCATCGACAAGGTCTTCTTCAAGGAGGAGCAGGAGCGGAAGCTCGCACATGGGGACGTCGCCATGATCACGGCGGCCATCCAGATGTTCCTCGAAGAGCGGGAGCGGGCGATCGCGCAGAAACCCGCCGGGACCTCCGGCCCGATATCGATGTGGAAGTATTCCACACGGCCCGGCATGCGGAAAATCGGATAG
- a CDS encoding methylmalonyl-CoA carboxyltransferase, with amino-acid sequence MSLQEKFEELRKKNALAMEGGGKKRVDTQHAQGKLTARERIELLFDPNSFVELDRFVQHRCVDFEVEKILGDGVVTGYGKIGGRLVYVFAQDFTCIGGSLSETYAKKICKIMDHAARNGAPVIGLNDSGGARIQEGVQSLAGYADIFLRNTIYSGVVPQISAIMGPCAGGAVYSPAITDFIVMVKNTSYMFVTGPDVIKTVTHEEVTKENLGGAMSHNERSGVAHFAAEDEKEGLYLIRELVSFIPQNNMEDPPIVAPKDSPDRRDESLNQIVPDIPTKPYDIRDVIKKVVDDGYFFEIQEHYARNIVIGFARMNGRPVGITANQPAVLAGCLDISSSIKGARFVRFCDAFNIPLLTFVDVPGFLPGTAQEYGGIIKHGAKLLYAFAEATVPKVTVITRKAYGGAYDVMASKHIRADVNYAYPTAEIAVMGPDGAVNIIFRKELLKADNPEKKKAELVADYRERFASPYKAAEIGFIDEVIMPEETRPKVITALEMLANKRDSNPPRKHGNIPL; translated from the coding sequence ATGTCACTCCAGGAAAAATTCGAAGAATTGAGGAAGAAAAACGCCCTCGCGATGGAGGGGGGCGGCAAGAAAAGGGTCGACACCCAGCACGCGCAGGGGAAGCTCACGGCGAGGGAGCGGATCGAACTCCTGTTCGACCCGAACTCGTTCGTGGAACTCGACCGGTTCGTCCAGCACCGATGCGTCGATTTCGAGGTCGAAAAGATCCTGGGAGACGGCGTCGTCACCGGGTACGGCAAGATCGGCGGGCGGCTCGTCTACGTCTTCGCGCAGGACTTCACCTGCATCGGCGGGTCTCTCTCGGAGACATACGCCAAAAAGATCTGCAAGATCATGGACCACGCCGCCCGAAACGGGGCTCCCGTGATCGGGCTGAACGACTCCGGCGGGGCCCGCATCCAGGAAGGGGTGCAAAGTCTCGCCGGCTACGCCGACATATTCCTGAGGAACACGATCTACTCCGGCGTCGTCCCGCAGATCTCCGCCATCATGGGGCCGTGCGCCGGTGGCGCGGTCTACTCCCCGGCGATCACCGACTTCATCGTCATGGTCAAGAACACCTCTTACATGTTCGTCACGGGGCCCGACGTCATCAAGACCGTGACGCACGAGGAAGTGACCAAGGAGAACCTCGGCGGCGCCATGTCTCACAACGAGCGGAGCGGCGTGGCGCATTTCGCGGCTGAAGACGAAAAGGAAGGCCTCTATCTCATCCGCGAGCTGGTATCGTTCATCCCCCAGAACAACATGGAAGATCCGCCGATCGTCGCTCCGAAAGACTCCCCGGACCGGCGGGACGAGAGCCTGAACCAGATCGTTCCCGACATCCCCACGAAGCCTTACGATATCCGCGACGTCATCAAGAAAGTCGTGGACGACGGATACTTCTTCGAGATCCAGGAGCACTACGCAAGGAACATCGTCATCGGATTCGCACGCATGAACGGAAGGCCCGTGGGAATCACGGCGAACCAGCCCGCGGTGCTCGCAGGGTGCCTCGACATCTCCTCCTCCATAAAGGGAGCGAGGTTCGTCCGGTTCTGCGACGCCTTCAACATCCCGCTGCTTACCTTCGTCGACGTCCCCGGTTTCCTCCCGGGCACGGCGCAGGAGTACGGCGGGATCATCAAGCACGGCGCGAAACTTCTATACGCCTTCGCCGAGGCCACCGTCCCGAAGGTTACCGTGATCACGCGGAAGGCGTACGGCGGGGCCTACGACGTCATGGCCTCCAAGCACATTCGTGCGGACGTGAACTACGCGTATCCCACGGCGGAGATCGCGGTGATGGGGCCTGACGGCGCGGTCAACATCATCTTCCGGAAGGAGCTCCTCAAGGCGGACAACCCGGAGAAGAAGAAGGCGGAACTCGTCGCGGACTACAGGGAGCGGTTCGCCTCTCCGTACAAGGCGGCGGAAATCGGCTTCATCGACGAGGTCATAATGCCCGAGGAGACGCGCCCGAAGGTGATCACCGCCCTCGAGATGCTGGCGAACAAAAGGGATTCCAACCCGCCGCGCAAGCACGGCAACATCCCCTTATAG
- a CDS encoding (Fe-S)-binding protein — MRDDELRALTGACAKCGTCRTVCTLYPERKAEISVARGKIALIDASLEGKDTNLDAVQEALADCLLCGRCERACPNQVLVEEIIMKGRADAARGIGIPAWKQVVFGRVMPSPKGREAAVSAAAAAQRLFAREIPSASGLHYRFPEKFGLSGRTVPKLPKKGFIASLKPKEAVSGDVLLFVGCVFDHVFPQVGRASYETMKISGSDIAVFRDAACCGLPAMVSGDRDASLRCAEENIRRLRAAEPEKIVFPCGSCLLMFKRNLFSLIPEKHELRSDAVEVSNRCVDYAGFILGSGVVSRLPDPPEGEKVGEIGYHDPCHLTGTLGKGQEAREVLREAVGSSFAEMKGADLCCGYGGTFNIRDYPTSARIGRNKISAAAEGGAKVVATACSGCILQLRDMAARTDPGMEIVHLAELVAKALSRR; from the coding sequence TTGAGGGACGACGAGCTGCGCGCCCTGACGGGGGCGTGCGCGAAATGCGGCACCTGCCGCACCGTCTGCACTCTCTATCCCGAAAGGAAAGCGGAGATCTCCGTCGCGCGGGGGAAGATCGCGCTGATCGACGCCTCGCTCGAGGGGAAGGACACGAACCTCGACGCCGTCCAGGAAGCCCTCGCCGACTGCCTGCTTTGCGGGCGGTGCGAGCGCGCCTGCCCCAACCAGGTCCTGGTCGAGGAAATCATCATGAAGGGGAGGGCCGACGCCGCCAGGGGGATCGGCATCCCCGCCTGGAAGCAGGTGGTCTTCGGCAGGGTGATGCCGTCGCCGAAAGGCCGGGAGGCCGCCGTATCGGCAGCCGCAGCGGCGCAGAGGCTTTTCGCGAGGGAAATTCCTTCCGCATCCGGCCTGCATTACCGGTTCCCGGAGAAGTTCGGGCTTTCCGGACGGACGGTGCCGAAGCTGCCGAAGAAGGGATTCATCGCGTCCCTCAAGCCGAAAGAGGCCGTGTCCGGCGACGTCTTGCTCTTCGTCGGGTGCGTTTTCGACCACGTTTTCCCGCAAGTGGGGCGTGCTTCCTATGAAACGATGAAGATCTCCGGCAGTGATATCGCCGTTTTCCGGGACGCCGCATGCTGCGGCCTGCCTGCGATGGTGTCCGGGGACCGGGACGCATCCCTCCGTTGCGCGGAGGAAAACATCCGGCGGCTTCGCGCCGCGGAACCGGAAAAAATCGTGTTTCCCTGCGGGTCCTGCCTGCTAATGTTCAAGAGGAACCTGTTTTCACTGATCCCCGAAAAACACGAGCTGCGGAGCGACGCGGTCGAGGTCTCGAACCGCTGCGTGGATTACGCGGGCTTCATACTGGGATCCGGCGTGGTCTCCCGCCTTCCCGACCCGCCGGAAGGCGAGAAGGTCGGAGAAATCGGGTACCACGATCCCTGTCACCTTACCGGCACTCTCGGGAAGGGGCAGGAAGCCCGGGAAGTGCTGCGGGAGGCGGTGGGATCCTCGTTCGCAGAGATGAAAGGAGCCGACCTTTGCTGCGGATACGGTGGGACGTTCAATATCAGGGACTATCCCACCTCCGCCCGTATCGGCCGAAACAAGATCTCGGCCGCGGCGGAGGGCGGGGCGAAGGTCGTCGCCACCGCCTGCTCGGGGTGCATCCTACAGCTCCGCGACATGGCCGCCCGCACCGATCCCGGAATGGAAATCGTCCACCTGGCCGAGCTCGTGGCGAAGGCGCTTTCCCGCCGTTGA